ATATTTAAAATTAACATTAGGCAGGGTCAACGCGGGTAGGTTTAGCGACGGCGAGATATCGATAAAAATAGAAGAGAATGTCAGGGAAAAGGATATATTTGTAATCCAGTCCATTTATCCGCCGGCAGATAATTTAATGGAACTGCTTATTTTGATCGACGCGCTTTCCCGTTCTTCTGCTCAACGGATAACAGCGGTAGTGCCTTATTACGGATATGCCCGGCAGGATAGAAAAGACAGGCCCCGGGTTCCGATAACCGCTAAATTAGTGGCTGATCTTTTAAGCGTAGCCGGCGCCGACAGGGTCCTTACCATAGACCTGCATGCCGGGCAGATCCAGGGATTTTTTGATATCCCGGTGGATAATCTTTACGCGGTTAATATACTGCTTGAGCATTTTCGGAATCTCAATTTAGATAATTTAGTAGTTGTTTCTCCGGATGTCGGCGGAATAAAAATGGCCCGGGCATATTCTAAAAGGCTTTCGGCATCTTTAGCCATAGTTGATAAGCGCCGGATAAACGATCGACAGGCAGAAGTTATGAATATTTTAGGAGAGGTAAAAGGTAAAAACGTAATTATAGTCGATGATATTGTATCTACCGCTGGAACCATAACCGAGGCTGTCCGCGGGCTTAAAAACAGAGGCGCAAAAAACATCTATTGCGCTGTTACCCATTCGGTGCTGAGCGGCCCGGCCATTGAGCGGATAGACAAGGCGGATATCAATGAGTTTGTGGTTACCGATACTATTCCGGCGCAGGGTGAAAGAAGCCATCCTAAAATAAAGGTTCTTTCAGTAGCGCCTTTATTAGGAGAAGCCATCAAGCGCATTCATAATGGAGAAAGCGTCAGTTCTTTATTCACGTAAAAAGACACAGATTGGCTTTGAGTTGTGTATTGACGACGAACGAAGCGAGGAGGAGATAAACATGGAACGAGTCCAACTTGAGACAGAAACCAGGAAAGACATAGGCAAGGAAGCTGCCAGGAAATTGCGCAAGGCCGGGCTGGTGCCGGTTGTTTGTTATGGAGCGGGTGAAAAAACACTCAACCTTACGATAAAACTGCATGACCTGACAGAGGTCCTGCATACCGCTCGCGGGGAAAACGTGATCATTGATTTAAAGATCGGCGGCAAAGGGGGTAAGACCAAGACGGTAATTGTAAAAGATATGAACCATGACCCGATGAAGGGTGATATCCGCCATGTAGATTTTCAGCATATATCCCTTACCAAACAAATCAAGGTCAAGGTTCCTATCCACACCAAGGGCGAGTCCCCCGGGATTAAGGAAGGCGGGATACTGGAACACATTTTATGGGAGATAGAGATAGAATGTCTTCCAGCCCAGATCCCGGAGAGGATGGATGTGGATATTTCTAAACTGGCTATCGGG
Above is a window of Candidatus Omnitrophota bacterium DNA encoding:
- a CDS encoding ribose-phosphate pyrophosphokinase: MRDKLTVFSGNASKDLAEGIAKYLKLTLGRVNAGRFSDGEISIKIEENVREKDIFVIQSIYPPADNLMELLILIDALSRSSAQRITAVVPYYGYARQDRKDRPRVPITAKLVADLLSVAGADRVLTIDLHAGQIQGFFDIPVDNLYAVNILLEHFRNLNLDNLVVVSPDVGGIKMARAYSKRLSASLAIVDKRRINDRQAEVMNILGEVKGKNVIIVDDIVSTAGTITEAVRGLKNRGAKNIYCAVTHSVLSGPAIERIDKADINEFVVTDTIPAQGERSHPKIKVLSVAPLLGEAIKRIHNGESVSSLFT
- a CDS encoding 50S ribosomal protein L25, which gives rise to MERVQLETETRKDIGKEAARKLRKAGLVPVVCYGAGEKTLNLTIKLHDLTEVLHTARGENVIIDLKIGGKGGKTKTVIVKDMNHDPMKGDIRHVDFQHISLTKQIKVKVPIHTKGESPGIKEGGILEHILWEIEIECLPAQIPERMDVDISKLAIGDSVCIKELQIPENIKIIQDPEDLVVQVAAPKAEVVEEVIPGDEITEPEVIKKEEKEEVSEEEEIKKPSKPEEKPHKE